One window from the genome of Sardina pilchardus chromosome 12, fSarPil1.1, whole genome shotgun sequence encodes:
- the si:dkey-85n7.8 gene encoding COX8 domain-containing protein, with the protein MLSLLRATSQPVTLGRAKGILQERRSSIYSKPPKHKIGAGQSFFIMSVFATAMLLPAGWILHHLPEYRKRPRPPPS; encoded by the exons ATGCTGAGCCTGCTGAGGGCGACTTCGCAGCCTGTTACTCTGGGCCGGGCTAAAGGGATTCTGCAGGAGAGACGCTCCAGTATCTACAGCAAGCCTCCCAAGCACAAGATTGGAGCTGGG caAAGTTTCTTCATCATGTCTGTGTTCGCTACGGCCATGCTGCTACCTGCTGGCTGGATCCTTCACCATCTCCCTGAATACCGCAAAAGACCCCGGCCTCCACCCTCATAG